From Demequina lutea, a single genomic window includes:
- a CDS encoding M20/M25/M40 family metallo-hydrolase — protein MLDTCSERLGAILDDAQRLMSCESPSDDLAAIARSADVVAEVVGARLAEAGLPSTPERIVVGGCTHLRWRFGGGGRVLILTHHDTVWPIGSLATYPIHITGGVLSGPGCFDMKVGLAQAVHAIAALAQKAGPAAVAGVTLLVTGDEEIGSPTSRGLIEDEARGAKAVFVLEAAGPDGSLKTARKGASVYGVDVIGRAAHAGLEPEKGINSVVELAAQIPVIAALADTDHGTTVTPTRLRADTTVNTVPAHARLDVDVRATTAAEQHRVDHGMRSLESTLSGSRIDVSGGITRPVMERTNTAHLFSRATTLADSAGIHPLHAIAVGGASDGNLTAGMGVPTLDGLGAVGGGAHAADEHVVIEHIPHRTALVALLIADTLAGGGR, from the coding sequence ATGTTGGATACCTGCAGTGAACGCCTTGGGGCGATTCTCGACGACGCCCAGCGGCTCATGTCTTGCGAGTCGCCATCCGACGACTTGGCGGCGATCGCGCGTAGCGCGGATGTCGTGGCCGAGGTCGTGGGAGCGCGTCTCGCCGAGGCAGGACTTCCCTCCACGCCGGAGCGCATTGTCGTCGGCGGATGTACTCATTTGCGGTGGCGGTTCGGGGGAGGGGGACGCGTCCTCATCCTGACCCACCACGACACCGTGTGGCCCATCGGCTCGCTCGCGACGTACCCAATCCACATCACCGGCGGCGTCCTCAGCGGCCCCGGTTGTTTTGACATGAAGGTCGGCCTCGCGCAGGCCGTTCACGCGATCGCGGCGCTCGCCCAGAAGGCGGGCCCGGCGGCGGTCGCCGGCGTTACCCTGCTGGTCACCGGCGATGAGGAGATCGGCTCGCCCACCTCACGGGGTCTCATCGAGGACGAGGCGCGCGGAGCAAAGGCCGTCTTCGTTCTTGAGGCCGCAGGCCCTGATGGGTCACTCAAGACCGCGCGAAAGGGAGCATCGGTGTATGGAGTGGACGTCATCGGCCGTGCCGCGCACGCGGGCCTCGAACCGGAGAAGGGCATCAATTCCGTCGTCGAATTGGCGGCCCAGATTCCCGTCATCGCAGCCCTCGCCGACACCGACCATGGCACCACCGTCACGCCCACGCGGCTCCGCGCTGACACCACCGTCAACACGGTTCCCGCCCACGCACGCCTCGACGTCGACGTGCGCGCCACGACCGCCGCCGAACAACACCGCGTCGACCACGGGATGCGATCGCTCGAGTCCACGCTGTCGGGATCCCGCATCGACGTGTCCGGTGGCATTACCCGCCCCGTCATGGAGCGCACGAACACCGCACATCTGTTTTCGAGGGCGACGACGCTCGCGGACTCCGCCGGAATTCACCCCCTCCATGCGATTGCAGTCGGAGGCGCGTCGGACGGCAACTTGACGGCCGGCATGGGGGTGCCGACGCTCGATGGGCTCGGCGCCGTGGGTGGGGGAGCGCACGCCGCCGACGAACACGTGGTCATCGAGCACATTCCGCACCGCACGGCGCTGGTGGCTTTGCTCATTGCGGACACCCTCGCGGGCGGGGGCCGATGA
- a CDS encoding AAA family ATPase — MSTAAPRNPSIAGLAAAMLEAPARCGATRVVLIDGPAGSGKTTLAERLGKALGAQVVHADDMYEGWTGLPVLWDILGKRILEPLSRGEKAGFEGWDWAASARAERIDVLAADAVVIEGVGVAQRAARKHASLVLYVDAPWPERLARGVARDGESMRAQWEVWQCAEEEFLNAEGTLQASDVVVDGLAPVPDAW, encoded by the coding sequence ATGTCCACGGCCGCGCCTCGCAATCCCTCGATCGCGGGACTGGCCGCAGCGATGCTCGAAGCACCCGCCCGATGCGGGGCCACCCGCGTCGTGCTGATCGACGGCCCCGCGGGCTCCGGTAAGACCACCCTCGCTGAGCGCCTGGGCAAGGCGCTCGGCGCCCAGGTTGTCCACGCGGACGACATGTACGAGGGCTGGACCGGGCTGCCTGTCCTGTGGGACATCCTCGGCAAGCGCATCCTCGAGCCACTCTCGCGCGGCGAGAAAGCTGGCTTTGAGGGGTGGGACTGGGCCGCATCGGCGCGGGCGGAACGCATCGATGTCCTCGCGGCCGATGCCGTGGTGATCGAGGGCGTCGGGGTCGCCCAACGCGCCGCCCGGAAGCACGCGAGCCTCGTCCTCTACGTCGACGCGCCATGGCCCGAGCGGCTCGCCAGGGGCGTGGCTCGCGACGGCGAGTCAATGCGAGCACAATGGGAGGTGTGGCAGTGCGCGGAAGAGGAGTTCCTCAACGCCGAGGGCACCTTGCAGGCATCTGACGTCGTGGTTGACGGTCTGGCCCCAGTGCCGGATGCCTGGTAA
- a CDS encoding YbaK/EbsC family protein: MSELHPKVAQVQAALHAAGIDVTVRQIDEATPTAAAAAEYLGCEVGAIANSLIFMADGEPILVLTSGAHRVDTTLLAGRIGATAITRAKPDDVKAATGQVIGGVAPVGHPAPVRTYLDVTLGAYDEVWAAAGIAASLFPITYADLLRATGATEVEVD, encoded by the coding sequence ATGAGCGAACTTCACCCCAAGGTTGCCCAGGTCCAGGCGGCGCTTCACGCCGCGGGCATCGACGTCACCGTGCGCCAGATCGACGAGGCCACTCCGACCGCGGCTGCCGCCGCCGAATACCTCGGCTGTGAGGTGGGCGCTATCGCGAACTCGCTCATCTTCATGGCCGACGGCGAGCCGATCCTGGTGCTGACGTCGGGCGCGCATCGGGTTGACACCACGTTGTTGGCTGGGCGCATCGGCGCTACGGCCATCACACGCGCCAAGCCCGACGACGTGAAGGCGGCGACAGGTCAGGTCATCGGTGGCGTGGCTCCGGTGGGACACCCAGCGCCCGTCCGAACGTACTTGGACGTAACGCTGGGCGCCTACGACGAGGTGTGGGCGGCCGCCGGCATCGCGGCGTCGCTTTTCCCCATCACGTATGCCGATCTACTGCGGGCCACCGGCGCGACCGAGGTCGAGGTCGACTAA
- the argH gene encoding argininosuccinate lyase — MADASGTNEGALWGARFEGGPAEALARLSVSTHFDWRYADDDLTASIAHAHALERAGLLTADEASQMVGALSALREKVASGTAVPAPSDEDVHGALERLLIEAVGPQLGGKLRAGRSRNDQIATLPRMYLRRHARQIAGQVLDVVDALLEQADRHLDAPMPGRTHFQHAQPVTVGHHLMAHAWPLLRDVERLTDWDARAAWSPYGAGALAGSTLGLDPTAVALELGFAGPTENSIDATASRDVIAEFAWVAAMIGIDLSRLAEEIIAWATVEFGFVSLDDAYSTGSSIMPQKKNPDIAELARGKAGRLIGDLTGLLATLKGLPLAYNRDLQEVHEPVLDAVDTLEVLLPAFGGMVRTLVFHVERMASLAPAGFSLATDIAEWLVKQGVPFRDAHEVSGACVRLCETRGKELHEMTVEEMAGVHPALTADVLAVLTVEGSLAARDGAGGTAPERVIEQGKAARARVRQFRPWTAL, encoded by the coding sequence ATGGCCGACGCATCGGGAACGAACGAGGGTGCCCTGTGGGGCGCGCGCTTCGAGGGCGGGCCCGCCGAGGCCCTCGCACGGTTGAGCGTGTCGACGCACTTCGACTGGCGATACGCCGACGATGACCTCACGGCCTCGATCGCTCACGCTCACGCCCTCGAACGCGCGGGGCTGCTGACGGCCGACGAGGCCTCGCAGATGGTCGGGGCCCTCTCCGCGCTGCGGGAGAAGGTGGCGTCCGGCACTGCGGTGCCCGCGCCGTCGGATGAGGATGTCCACGGGGCGCTCGAGAGGCTGCTGATCGAGGCCGTCGGGCCGCAGCTGGGCGGAAAGTTGCGGGCCGGCCGTTCGCGCAACGATCAAATTGCGACTCTTCCCCGCATGTATTTGCGCCGCCACGCGCGTCAGATCGCGGGCCAGGTGCTCGATGTGGTCGACGCGCTGCTCGAGCAGGCCGATCGCCACCTCGACGCACCGATGCCAGGTCGCACCCACTTCCAGCACGCCCAGCCGGTCACGGTGGGTCATCACCTGATGGCGCATGCGTGGCCCCTGCTTCGCGATGTGGAGCGGCTCACCGATTGGGACGCGCGCGCGGCGTGGTCGCCGTACGGAGCGGGGGCGTTGGCGGGCTCGACTTTGGGACTGGATCCCACGGCGGTGGCGCTCGAACTCGGGTTCGCGGGCCCCACCGAAAACTCGATTGACGCCACCGCTTCGCGCGACGTCATCGCCGAATTTGCGTGGGTGGCCGCCATGATCGGCATCGACCTGTCGCGCCTTGCTGAGGAGATCATCGCGTGGGCCACCGTCGAGTTTGGGTTTGTGTCGTTGGATGACGCGTACTCGACAGGGTCGAGCATCATGCCCCAGAAGAAGAACCCCGACATTGCCGAGCTCGCCCGCGGAAAGGCCGGGAGGCTCATCGGTGACCTCACGGGGCTGCTTGCCACGCTCAAGGGCCTCCCGCTCGCGTACAACCGCGACCTGCAAGAGGTCCACGAGCCCGTGCTCGACGCGGTGGACACGCTTGAGGTGCTGCTGCCCGCGTTCGGCGGGATGGTGCGCACGCTCGTCTTCCACGTGGAGCGCATGGCGTCCCTGGCCCCCGCGGGATTCTCGTTGGCCACCGACATCGCCGAATGGCTCGTGAAGCAGGGTGTGCCCTTCCGTGACGCGCACGAGGTCTCCGGCGCGTGCGTGCGTTTGTGCGAAACGCGCGGCAAGGAACTGCACGAGATGACTGTGGAGGAGATGGCTGGGGTTCACCCTGCGTTGACTGCCGATGTGTTGGCCGTGCTGACCGTCGAGGGCTCGCTCGCCGCGCGTGATGGGGCGGGCGGTACCGCTCCGGAGCGGGTCATCGAGCAGGGCAAGGCCGCGCGTGCGCGCGTGCGCCAGTTCAGGCCGTGGACGGCGTTGTAG
- a CDS encoding argininosuccinate synthase, which produces MTERIVLAYSGGLDTSVAIGWIADATGAEVIAVAVDVGQGGEDLDVIRQRALDCGAVEAYVADARDEFANEYCMPALKANALYHDKYPLVSALSRPVIVKHIVKAAREFGATTMAHGCTGKGNDQVRFEVGIASLAPELKCIAPVRDLALTRDKAIDYAERNNLPIVTTKKNPFSIDQNVWGRAVETGFLEDIWNAPTKDVYDYTDDPSFPPVPDEVIIRFERGIPVAIDGQSVTPLQAIVEMNRRAGAHGIGRIDIVEDRLVGIKSREIYEAPGAIALIEAHREMENVTLEREQARYKRVIGEKWTELVYDGMWSSPLKKSLDAFIESTQEYVTGEIRMVLHGGTAVVTGRRSDVGLYDFNLATYDEGDTFDQSAARGYIEIYGLAAKQAAAREARVLGL; this is translated from the coding sequence ATGACCGAACGCATCGTCCTGGCCTACTCAGGAGGCCTTGACACCTCCGTAGCAATCGGCTGGATCGCCGACGCGACCGGCGCCGAAGTGATCGCCGTCGCTGTCGACGTCGGTCAAGGTGGCGAGGACCTCGATGTCATCCGCCAGCGCGCGCTCGACTGTGGCGCCGTAGAGGCCTACGTGGCCGATGCGCGCGACGAGTTCGCGAACGAGTACTGCATGCCCGCCCTGAAGGCGAACGCTCTTTACCACGACAAGTACCCGCTGGTCTCGGCGCTCAGCCGCCCCGTCATCGTCAAGCACATCGTGAAGGCGGCGCGCGAGTTTGGCGCCACCACGATGGCTCACGGCTGCACCGGAAAGGGCAACGACCAGGTGCGTTTCGAGGTCGGAATCGCCTCGCTCGCACCCGAACTCAAGTGCATTGCTCCCGTGCGTGACCTCGCGCTGACGCGTGACAAGGCCATCGATTATGCGGAGCGCAACAACCTGCCGATCGTGACCACCAAGAAGAACCCCTTCAGCATCGATCAAAACGTGTGGGGCCGCGCCGTCGAGACGGGCTTCCTCGAGGACATCTGGAACGCGCCCACCAAGGACGTCTACGACTACACGGACGACCCGTCGTTCCCGCCGGTGCCCGACGAGGTCATCATTCGCTTCGAACGCGGCATCCCCGTCGCGATCGACGGCCAGTCCGTCACGCCGCTGCAGGCGATCGTGGAGATGAACCGCAGGGCGGGCGCCCACGGCATCGGCCGCATCGACATCGTTGAAGACAGGCTCGTTGGCATCAAGAGCCGCGAGATCTACGAGGCACCCGGCGCGATCGCGCTCATCGAGGCGCACCGCGAGATGGAGAACGTGACCCTCGAGCGCGAGCAGGCGCGGTACAAGCGCGTGATCGGCGAGAAGTGGACCGAGTTGGTCTACGACGGCATGTGGTCGAGCCCGCTCAAGAAGTCGCTCGACGCTTTCATCGAGTCGACCCAGGAATACGTCACCGGCGAGATTCGCATGGTCCTCCATGGGGGCACCGCGGTCGTGACCGGCCGTCGCTCCGACGTGGGCCTATACGACTTCAACCTCGCGACGTACGACGAGGGCGATACCTTTGACCAGAGCGCCGCTCGCGGCTACATCGAGATCTATGGCCTTGCCGCCAAGCAGGCCGCGGCTCGCGAGGCCAGGGTGCTCGGGCTGTAG
- the argR gene encoding arginine repressor gives MAGRADGGVMASPTIPATKAARQALIAKLIETEGFGSQGDLALRLEAEGISVTQATLSRDLVEVRAVKVRDAHGRMVYTTQAAMEESQDTGARLNRMCAELVHATDGSGNIAVIRTPSGAAQFLASAIDGHDDPDVVGTVAGDDTVVVISRDVDGGIRLAQKFLDRASGALN, from the coding sequence GTGGCTGGCCGCGCGGACGGGGGAGTGATGGCGAGCCCCACGATCCCTGCCACGAAGGCGGCGCGCCAAGCGCTGATCGCGAAACTCATCGAGACCGAGGGCTTCGGCTCTCAGGGCGACCTGGCGTTGCGCCTCGAGGCCGAGGGTATCTCGGTCACCCAGGCGACCCTTTCGCGCGACCTCGTCGAGGTGCGAGCCGTCAAGGTGCGTGACGCGCACGGCCGCATGGTCTACACGACACAGGCGGCCATGGAGGAGTCGCAGGACACCGGCGCGCGGCTCAACCGCATGTGTGCCGAGCTGGTTCATGCCACCGACGGCTCGGGCAATATCGCGGTGATCCGCACGCCCTCCGGCGCCGCCCAATTCCTGGCGAGCGCGATCGACGGTCACGACGACCCCGATGTGGTCGGCACCGTCGCAGGTGACGACACCGTTGTCGTGATCTCTCGCGACGTTGATGGAGGCATTCGCCTCGCCCAGAAGTTTCTCGACCGCGCCAGCGGCGCACTGAACTGA
- the argF gene encoding ornithine carbamoyltransferase encodes MVRHFLRDDDLSAAEQREVLELALAFRADRHLHQPFAGPRAVAVIFDKPSTRTRVSFATGIAELGGYPLVLDAASSQMGRGESVADTARVLGRQVSAIVWRTFGQDRVEEMAAHAGVPVVNALTDSFHPCQILADLSAIADARGGVDALAGLTLSYVGDGANNMAHSYLLGGALAGMHVRVGAPDDYMPDERIVLDAKKLAAEHGGSIQVTTDHDDAVIGADVIATDTWVSMGDEGESGDRIGRFDAYQVNARTLELAAPGAQVLHCLPAYRGKEITADVIDGPQSIVWLEAEYRLHAQKALLTWLAARTGE; translated from the coding sequence ATGGTGCGTCACTTCTTGAGGGACGACGACCTCAGCGCAGCCGAGCAGCGTGAGGTTCTGGAGCTCGCCCTCGCCTTCCGTGCCGACCGCCATTTGCACCAGCCGTTCGCGGGCCCCCGTGCCGTGGCGGTGATTTTTGACAAGCCGTCGACCAGGACGCGCGTGTCCTTCGCGACCGGCATTGCCGAGCTCGGCGGCTATCCGCTGGTTCTCGACGCGGCGTCGTCCCAAATGGGTCGTGGCGAGTCCGTGGCAGACACCGCCCGCGTGCTCGGTCGCCAGGTCAGCGCGATCGTGTGGCGCACCTTTGGTCAGGATCGGGTCGAGGAGATGGCGGCGCACGCTGGGGTCCCGGTCGTCAACGCGCTCACCGACTCGTTCCACCCTTGCCAGATCCTCGCGGACCTTTCCGCGATTGCCGATGCTCGGGGCGGCGTCGACGCCCTCGCGGGCCTCACGCTCTCCTATGTGGGCGATGGCGCCAACAACATGGCCCATTCCTACCTGTTGGGCGGCGCGCTCGCGGGAATGCACGTGCGCGTGGGCGCCCCGGACGACTACATGCCCGACGAGCGCATCGTGCTCGACGCCAAGAAGCTCGCGGCCGAACACGGCGGCTCGATCCAGGTCACGACCGACCACGACGACGCCGTCATCGGAGCCGACGTCATCGCGACCGACACGTGGGTTTCGATGGGCGACGAGGGTGAGTCGGGCGACCGCATCGGCCGCTTCGATGCCTACCAAGTGAACGCCCGCACCCTCGAGCTCGCGGCCCCAGGTGCTCAGGTGCTGCACTGCCTGCCCGCCTACCGCGGCAAGGAGATCACCGCCGACGTCATCGACGGACCCCAAAGCATCGTGTGGCTCGAGGCCGAATACCGCCTCCACGCACAGAAGGCGCTACTCACGTGGCTGGCCGCGCGGACGGGGGAGTGA
- a CDS encoding acetylornithine transaminase, translating into MTGPRDVQALSEQGLDRYGNAVMATFGRPLRVLTKGEGSYVWDADGNRYLDLLGGIAVNALGHADPEWVAAITLQASTLAHTSNFFATVPQIALAERLIDICGAPEGSRVFLANSGTEANEAAFKMSRRTGRTRILSLEDSFHGRSTGALALTHKAAYREPFAPLVPGVEFLPPGDISALENAMGDDVAALFIEPIQGEAGVVPLAHAYLQAARDLCTRYGALFVVDEVQTGIARTGQWLAMHAHGIAPDVVTLAKGLGGGFPIGAVVAFGPRAATLLTAGQHGSTFGGNALASAAALATLDAIDSRGLLAHVKAMGEWLKETIGAIPGVAEVRGEGLLLGIRLEAEISAEVAAAALEDGFIINPPNPDTIRLAPSLTLTREEAAPFVAWLTDYLTAHAAFAKET; encoded by the coding sequence ATGACCGGCCCGCGCGATGTCCAAGCACTCAGTGAGCAAGGCCTCGACCGCTACGGGAACGCCGTCATGGCGACCTTTGGGCGTCCCCTACGCGTGCTCACCAAGGGCGAGGGTTCTTACGTGTGGGATGCGGACGGCAACCGTTACCTCGACCTGCTTGGCGGCATCGCCGTCAACGCTCTCGGCCATGCCGACCCCGAATGGGTCGCGGCGATCACGTTGCAGGCATCGACGCTCGCCCACACCTCCAACTTCTTCGCCACCGTGCCACAAATCGCCCTGGCGGAGAGGCTCATCGACATCTGTGGGGCCCCTGAGGGCTCGCGCGTGTTCCTCGCGAACTCCGGCACGGAGGCAAACGAGGCGGCATTCAAGATGTCGCGCAGGACGGGACGCACCCGCATCCTCTCGCTCGAGGACTCCTTCCACGGCCGCTCGACCGGCGCTCTCGCGCTCACGCACAAGGCCGCCTATCGCGAGCCATTCGCGCCCCTCGTGCCCGGTGTGGAATTCCTGCCTCCTGGCGACATCTCGGCCCTCGAAAACGCGATGGGTGACGATGTCGCGGCCCTCTTCATTGAGCCCATTCAGGGCGAGGCTGGCGTGGTGCCGCTGGCGCACGCCTACCTGCAGGCGGCGAGAGACCTGTGCACGCGCTACGGCGCGCTGTTCGTCGTCGACGAGGTGCAGACGGGCATCGCCCGCACCGGTCAGTGGCTCGCGATGCACGCTCACGGGATTGCTCCCGACGTCGTCACTCTTGCCAAGGGCCTCGGTGGGGGCTTTCCGATTGGGGCGGTCGTCGCGTTCGGACCACGGGCGGCAACTTTGCTGACCGCGGGCCAACACGGCAGCACCTTCGGTGGCAACGCGCTCGCGTCGGCCGCCGCACTGGCGACCCTCGACGCGATCGACTCGCGCGGACTCCTTGCCCACGTGAAGGCGATGGGCGAGTGGCTCAAGGAGACCATTGGTGCGATTCCAGGCGTTGCCGAGGTACGGGGAGAGGGCCTCTTGCTCGGCATCAGGCTTGAGGCCGAAATCTCGGCCGAGGTCGCCGCCGCCGCGCTCGAAGATGGCTTCATCATCAACCCGCCCAACCCGGACACCATCCGCTTGGCGCCGTCGCTCACGCTCACTCGCGAAGAGGCCGCCCCGTTTGTCGCATGGCTCACCGACTACCTGACCGCCCACGCGGCCTTCGCAAAGGAGACGTGA
- the argB gene encoding acetylglutamate kinase, which yields MSELIETPDLSPQQKVSVLIDAMPWIEQFKGAIVVIKYGGNAMTDDVLKRAFAQDIVHLRLLGLKPVVVHGGGPQISDMLNRLGIESEFKGGLRVTTPEAMDVVRMVLTGQVSRELVGLINDHGPLAVGLSGEDAGLLQAKRRDAVVKGEKIDVGLVGDVVKVNPAAVQDIISAGRIPVVSTVAPDIDDPTTVLNVNADTAAASIAVALRARKLIVLTDVEGLYANWPDPSSLIRRMHATDVEKLLPTLVSGMVPKMEACLRAVRGGVGQAHIIDGRVPHSILTEIFTSSGIGTMVRPDDVDLWG from the coding sequence ATGAGCGAATTGATCGAGACCCCAGATCTCAGCCCCCAGCAGAAGGTCAGCGTCCTCATCGACGCGATGCCGTGGATTGAGCAGTTCAAGGGCGCAATTGTTGTCATCAAGTACGGCGGCAACGCCATGACGGACGACGTGTTGAAGCGCGCATTCGCCCAAGACATAGTCCACTTGCGCCTCCTTGGGCTCAAGCCCGTCGTGGTGCACGGTGGCGGACCCCAAATCAGCGACATGCTCAACCGGCTGGGCATCGAGTCGGAGTTCAAGGGCGGCCTGCGCGTCACGACGCCCGAGGCGATGGACGTGGTTCGCATGGTCCTCACGGGCCAGGTCTCTCGCGAACTCGTGGGACTCATCAACGATCACGGACCGCTTGCGGTCGGCCTGTCCGGTGAGGATGCGGGGCTACTGCAGGCCAAGCGTCGCGATGCTGTTGTCAAGGGGGAGAAGATCGATGTGGGGCTCGTGGGCGACGTGGTCAAGGTCAACCCGGCCGCCGTCCAGGACATCATTTCCGCCGGCCGCATCCCCGTGGTGAGCACCGTGGCGCCGGACATCGACGACCCCACGACGGTCCTGAACGTCAATGCGGACACTGCAGCGGCCTCGATTGCCGTGGCGCTGCGTGCCCGCAAGCTGATCGTCCTCACCGACGTCGAGGGCCTGTACGCGAACTGGCCGGATCCGTCGTCACTCATCCGCCGCATGCACGCGACGGATGTCGAGAAGCTACTCCCCACCCTCGTGTCGGGAATGGTGCCCAAAATGGAGGCGTGTCTGCGTGCCGTGCGCGGCGGCGTCGGCCAGGCCCACATCATCGATGGCCGCGTTCCGCACTCGATCCTCACCGAGATCTTCACCTCTTCCGGCATCGGCACGATGGTCCGGCCAGACGATGTGGACCTGTGGGGATGA
- the argJ gene encoding bifunctional glutamate N-acetyltransferase/amino-acid acetyltransferase ArgJ, giving the protein MTVTHPRGFIAAGITAGLKASGKKDVALVVNEGPTFVAAGVFTSNRVVAAPVVWTRQVVADGRADAVVLNSGGANAATGPEGFLDTHTTAEHVASALQAQGRDVSPGDVAVCSTGLIGMRLPMSTLLAGVDAAVASLAPDGGAVAAEAIMTTDSVAKTTVFEGDGWSIGGMAKGAGMLAPGMATMLCVITTDAIIDPAQARLALTEAVRTTFNRLDSDGCMSTNDTVVLMSSGASGFQPSPSEFQTALTAAAHDIAQQLLRDAEGAEHDIAIRVVNATSELAAEKVARAVSRSNLFKAAIFGKDPNWGRIISAVGTVPEDEAPFNAETLDVWVNGVHACKASGVGEDRSLIDLNPRAVDIVIDLHAGEATATVWTNDLTHDYVHENSAYST; this is encoded by the coding sequence ATGACCGTTACCCACCCGCGCGGCTTCATCGCCGCTGGTATCACCGCTGGCCTCAAGGCGTCAGGGAAGAAGGACGTCGCACTCGTGGTGAACGAGGGCCCCACCTTCGTGGCCGCAGGAGTGTTCACGTCTAACCGCGTGGTCGCGGCTCCTGTCGTGTGGACCCGCCAAGTGGTCGCCGACGGTCGCGCCGACGCCGTCGTGCTGAACTCCGGTGGAGCAAACGCCGCGACTGGACCTGAGGGCTTTCTCGACACCCACACGACCGCGGAGCACGTCGCATCGGCACTTCAGGCGCAAGGGAGAGACGTTTCTCCCGGAGACGTGGCCGTGTGCTCGACGGGCCTCATCGGCATGCGTTTGCCGATGTCGACGCTGCTCGCGGGAGTCGACGCCGCGGTCGCGAGCCTCGCTCCCGACGGGGGAGCGGTCGCGGCGGAAGCGATCATGACGACGGATTCGGTGGCAAAGACGACGGTGTTCGAAGGCGACGGATGGAGCATCGGGGGCATGGCGAAGGGTGCGGGCATGCTTGCGCCGGGAATGGCCACGATGCTGTGCGTCATCACCACCGACGCGATCATTGATCCCGCCCAGGCGCGCCTCGCCCTTACCGAGGCCGTGCGCACCACATTCAATCGCCTTGATTCCGACGGCTGCATGTCGACAAACGACACCGTCGTGCTCATGTCTTCAGGCGCATCGGGTTTTCAACCCTCTCCTTCGGAGTTCCAGACCGCGCTGACGGCGGCCGCTCATGACATCGCCCAGCAGTTGCTGCGTGACGCCGAGGGCGCCGAGCACGACATCGCGATTCGCGTGGTAAATGCCACGAGCGAACTTGCCGCCGAGAAGGTGGCTCGCGCCGTATCGCGGTCGAATCTGTTTAAGGCTGCCATCTTCGGCAAGGACCCCAACTGGGGTCGCATCATTTCGGCGGTCGGCACCGTGCCGGAGGACGAGGCACCCTTCAATGCCGAGACGCTCGACGTGTGGGTGAATGGCGTTCACGCGTGCAAGGCGTCCGGCGTCGGCGAGGACCGCTCGCTGATCGATCTGAACCCACGCGCCGTCGACATCGTCATCGACCTTCACGCTGGCGAAGCAACCGCGACCGTCTGGACCAATGACCTGACCCACGACTACGTCCACGAGAACAGCGCGTACAGCACATGA
- the argC gene encoding N-acetyl-gamma-glutamyl-phosphate reductase codes for MHMVIRVAVAGASGYVGGEVLRVFSAHPDVEFGALTAHASAGDTIGAHQPHLVPLASRVIEPTTVEALSGHDVVVLALPHGASGAIAAQLPADVLVLDCGADYRLASADAWAEYYGGEHAGTWPYGMPELVTPNGLQRSLLPGSKRIAVPGCNVTAVTLALQPGIAAGVIDASDVVATLAVGYSGAGKKLAANLLAAEGLGSAVPYAVGGTHRHVPEILQNFASAGAPNPRISFTPVLVPMSRGILASVTAPLAPGADADSVRAAWIDAYADEPFVRVLPEGSWPATASTVGANTALVQVTVDAKAGRVVAVCAIDNLVKGTAGAALQSMNVALGLPETMGLTMMGLAP; via the coding sequence ATGCATATGGTGATCAGAGTGGCAGTCGCGGGGGCCTCCGGCTACGTGGGCGGCGAGGTGTTGCGCGTCTTCAGCGCCCATCCCGATGTTGAGTTTGGGGCGCTCACGGCGCATGCCTCGGCGGGTGACACCATCGGCGCTCACCAACCCCACTTGGTGCCACTCGCGTCTCGGGTCATTGAGCCGACGACCGTTGAGGCCCTCTCCGGGCACGACGTGGTCGTGCTCGCCCTGCCGCATGGCGCTTCGGGCGCTATCGCCGCCCAACTTCCCGCCGACGTCCTTGTTCTCGATTGCGGGGCCGACTATCGGCTCGCCTCCGCGGACGCGTGGGCCGAATATTATGGCGGCGAACACGCGGGCACGTGGCCCTACGGAATGCCCGAACTCGTCACCCCGAATGGGCTACAGAGGAGCCTCCTACCTGGTAGTAAGCGCATTGCGGTGCCCGGCTGCAACGTCACCGCTGTCACGCTCGCTCTGCAGCCTGGCATCGCGGCCGGAGTCATCGACGCCTCCGATGTGGTCGCCACCCTTGCGGTGGGATATTCGGGTGCGGGCAAGAAGCTCGCCGCGAACCTGCTCGCGGCGGAGGGTCTTGGCTCCGCGGTGCCGTACGCGGTGGGAGGGACGCACCGACACGTCCCCGAGATACTCCAAAACTTTGCGTCGGCTGGCGCTCCCAACCCGCGGATCAGCTTCACTCCCGTTCTCGTCCCGATGTCGCGCGGCATTCTCGCCTCGGTCACGGCACCGCTGGCACCGGGAGCGGACGCCGACTCCGTGCGCGCGGCGTGGATCGATGCCTACGCGGACGAACCCTTCGTGCGCGTGCTCCCCGAGGGGTCGTGGCCTGCCACCGCCTCGACGGTCGGCGCCAATACGGCACTCGTCCAGGTCACGGTCGACGCGAAGGCGGGCAGGGTGGTCGCCGTGTGCGCGATTGACAACCTGGTCAAGGGCACCGCGGGTGCCGCATTGCAGTCGATGAACGTGGCCTTGGGTCTGCCGGAGACGATGGGTCTGACGATGATGGGGCTCGCGCCGTAG